A window from Eubalaena glacialis isolate mEubGla1 chromosome 1, mEubGla1.1.hap2.+ XY, whole genome shotgun sequence encodes these proteins:
- the RHOU gene encoding rho-related GTP-binding protein RhoU, with protein sequence MPPQQGDPAFPGRCEAPPVPPRRERGGRGPGAPGGRGRAGGAEGRGVKCVLVGDGAVGKTSLVVSYTTNGYPTEYIPTAFDNFSAVVSVDGRPVRLQLCDTAGQDEFDKLRPLCYTSADIFLLCFSVVGPSSFQNVSEKWVPEIRCHCPKAPIILVGTQSDLREDVKVLIELDKCKEKPVPEEAARLCAEEIKAASYIECSALTQKNLKEVFDAAIVAGIQYSDSQQQPRKSKSRAPDKMKTLSKSWWKKYCCFV encoded by the exons ATGCCCCCGCAGCAGGGGGACCCCGCGTTCCCGGGCCGCTGCGAGGCGCCGCCCGTGCCGCCCCGCCGGGAGCGTGGGGGGCGCGGGCCCGGGGCGCCGGGGGGCCGGGGGCGCGCGGGCGGCGCCGAGGGGCGCGGCGTCAAGTGCGTGCTGGTCGGCGACGGCGCGGTGGGCAAGACCAGCCTGGTGGTGAGCTACACCACCAACGGCTACCCCACCGAGTACATCCCCACCGCCTTCGACAACTTCTCAG CTGTGGTTTCCGTGGATGGGCGGCCCGTGAGACTCCAGCTCTGTGACACTGCAGGACAG GATGAGTTTGACAAGCTCCGGCCCCTGTGCTACACCAGCGCCGACATCTTCCTCCTGTGCTTCAGTGTCGTGGGCCCCTCCTCCTTCCAGAACGTCAGCGAGAAATGGGTGCCAGAGATTCGGTGCCACTGTCCCAAAGCCCCCATCATCCTCGTGGGGACGCAGTCGGATCTCAGAGAAGACGTCAAAGTCCTCATCGAGCTGGACAAATGCAAAGAGAAACCCGTGCCCGAGGAGGCGGCCAGGTTGTGTGCCGAGGAGATCAAAGCCGCCTCCTACATCGAGTGCTCGGCCTTGACTCAGAAGAACCTCAAAGAGGTCTTTGATGCAGCCATCGTCGCCGGCATCCAGTACTCGGACTCTCAGCAACAGCCCAGGAAGTCGAAGAGCAGAGCTCCGGACAAGATGAAGACCCTGTCCAAGTCCTGGTGGAAGAAGTACTGCTGTTTCGTATGA